The sequence below is a genomic window from Streptomyces sp. NBC_00289.
CCCTACGCCCTGCGGCTGCGCGCCATGGAGACCGGCCGGCTCCGTGTCGGCGTGTGGGACGCGGACCCGAGAGTTCCGTCGGGCTTCACGGGCGAGGGGGCCCTCGTCGGCGTACCGCCCGTGGAGGCCGAGGACGGTCGCGGGCTGCATCTCGTGCGGGCCTGCGCGGACTCCGTCGGAGCCTCCGTGCTGCGTGAGCTCGGTGCCTCGAAGGGCGGGAAGCTGCTGTGGGCCGAGTGCCGGTAGCGGGGTCGGGCGTGGCACGGGAGAATTCCGGTGAGGGCCCGATCCGATTCTCACCTTCCTTCGGCAGAGTGGGGGCCGATGAAGCGCACCTTCCGTATCGGCCGCCTGCCGTGTCCGCCGCGCCCCCTCCTGTGCGCCGTCGTGGCGCTGGCCGTCACCTCCGCCTCCGAGGCGGCCGCGGACGCCGGACCCGGTCCCTTCGGCGTGACGAGGGTCGCGGCGGCGACCGCGCAGAGCGCACGGGTCGGGGCCCTCTTCGACGCCGACCGGGGCGGCGGCTCCGGCGGGCACTTCTGTACGGCGTCCGTGGTGCGCAGCCCGCGGCACGATCTCCTCGTCACCGCGGCGCACTGCCTGGACGGCGACGGTGACCTCCTCTTCGTACCCGGCTGGCGGGACGGCAGGGCGCCGTACGGGATCTGGAAGGTCGGGCGGCGGTATCTGCCCGCCGGGTGGGCCGGGGGGCAGGACGAGGACAGTGACGTCGCCTTCGCCACGGTCGAGGACCGGGGCGGCCAGGGCGTCGAGGACACCGTCGGCGGGAACCGCTTCGCCGCCGGTGTGGCCACCGGGGCCACGGCCGTCACCGTCACCGGGTATCCCAACTCCCGCGAGGCGCCCGTCAGCTGCACGAGCAAGCCCACCGCGCACAGCCGTACGCAGCAGCGCATCGAGTGTCCCGACCTCACCGGCGGTACCAGCGGCAGTCCGTGGGTCAACGGCGACGGTCAGGTCGTCGGCGTCCTCGGCGGGCACGAGCAGGGCGGGGCCACGGCCGACATCTCGTACAGCGTCGTGCTGGGGGCGGAGGCCGACGAGCTGTACCGGGACGCGACCGCCGATCGCTGACCGCGACCCGACCGTTGATCGCTGACCCGCGCCGCGACGTGCTGTTTCTTCCTCGTGCGTGATCACCCCGGAGGACGACCGCCGCCTCTACACTGACCTGGGCGACGGACTCCCGGGCGGCGAGGGGCGGTTGACGGTGCGTAAGGCATGGATCGTGGCGACCCTTGCTGTCGGCTCCGGCCTCTCCTTCGTGATGCTGCTGGTCATCGGCGTCTACATCGTCGCCGGGAATCTGACCAACGGCGTCGGGGGTGCCACGAAAGCGCTGGCCAAGGGCTCCGTGCCGGCCGCCTACCAGCCCCTCGTGCAGAAGTGGGGCAACCTGTGCCCGGCCATCAACCCGGCACTGCTCGCCGCGCAGCTCTACCAGGAGAGCGGGTTCAACCCCAGCGCCAAGAGCGCGGCGGCGGCGGAGGGCATCGCGCAGTTCATCCCCGGCACCTGGGCCACCCACGGCATCGACGGCGACGGGGACGGCGACCGCGACGTCTGGGACCCGAATGACGCGATTCCGTCGGCCGCCTCCTACGACTGCAGCCTCGCCTCCTACGTCAAGGACGTGCCCGGCAACCTGACCGAAAACATGTTGGCCTCCTACAACGCGGGGGCCTACGCGGTCATCAAGTACGGAGGCGTGCCGCCGTACCAGGAGACCCGGAACTACGTGAAGACGATCACGACCCTGGAGGAGAGTTTCGCCGCGCCCGTCAGCCGCGTCGATCCCTCCAAGCAGGCCGCCGGGGCGATCTACTACGCGCAGAAGAAGCTCGGCACGCCCTACCTCTGGGGTGGGAACGGCACCGCTGACCAGGGCGGACGGTTCGACTGCTCGGGGCTGACCAAGGCCGCGTACGAGAGCGTCGGCATCACGCTGCCACGGGTCGCCAACGACCAGTACAACGCGGGTCCGCACCCCGCGCGGGCCGAACTGCTCCCCGGCGACCTGGTGTTCTTCTCGGACGACCTCACCAATTCCCGCGCCATCCGGCATGTGGGGATCTATGTGGGTGGTGGATACATGATCGACGCGCCGCGCACGGGTGCTGTGATCCGGTTCGACCCGATTGACACCCCCGACTACTTCGGGGCCACCCGGGTCACCGAAGATGGCGCGAAAGCGCTGCCCACCACGGTCTGAACCGGTCCGAACCGAGCGTGAACCCACCCCCTGAGCTGCAGAGATGTATTTCTCTTCGATAACGTCTGCGTGATCATTCGGTGGAGTGTGGAACGTATCAACCAGGGACGTGCGTTCCTGTTGACGTAGCCGAGCGGACGTCAGCGTCGGATCGACAGCGGAAGCGGATCTACACACCACGGGGGTGGGCAGGCGCGGCGCGCGAAAGAGCGCGCCGGAAAGACGACGAAGGGGCCGCAGCACCATGGCTGGACTCGCCGAATCCGGGTCGAACCCTGACGTCGATCTGCTGTACGACATCAATGGCCTGGCCAAGGACGCGCCGCACTGGTTCGACAGGATCGTGGAGTACGTCGGGGAGTACGGGCTGCTGTTCGCCATGGTGCTGCTCGTGCTGTGGTGCTGGTGGTCCGTGCGCCGCCGGGGCGGCGAGCAGGCCGCGTCGTCCGTCGCCGCGCTGGTCTGGGCACCGCTCGCGGCCGGGGTCGCGGTCCTGGTCAACGTGCCGATACGCGGATTCGTGGAGCGGCCCAGACCCTTCCTCGACCATCAGGGCCTGGAGGTCCTGGTGTCCGGGAAGACCGACTACTCCTTCGTGAGCGATCACGCGACCATCACCATGGCGATGGCCGCCGGACTGTTCGTCGCCAACCGGAGGTTCGGGATCGCGGGCATCGCGCTGGCGCTGCTCGAGGGGTTCTGCCGGATCTACATGGGTGTCCACTATCCGACCGACGTCGTCGGTGGCTTCGCCCTCGGTACGGCGGTGGCGCTGCTGCTGTCCCCGCCGGCGTCGGCCCTGCTGACGCCGGTGCTCAAGGCGGTCGAGCGGTCGCCGAGGGCCGGATGGCTGATCCGGGCACGTGGCCGGTCCGCCGACGGGCAGGACGCGATGGTCCCCGGGGCGCGGCGAGAGGCCCCGGGCACCGAGGAGCGGGACCTGGCGGCGTGAGCCCCGCGGTCCCGCGGCCCGGTCACAGGGCCTGCGGATAGGAGAAGAAGCGGTTCGGGTCGTACTGCTTCTTCACCGTGGCCAGACGGGTCGCCGCATCCCCGTAGTACGCCTTGCGCCAGTCCGTCAGGGTCGGGTCCGTGTAGTTCTGGTAGGCCGCACCGGAGGCGTACGGCTTCATCGCGTCGTGCGCCGAGGTCAGCCAGGACTGGACCGTCGTACCCGAGGTGCCCGCCCGCCACGACCCGATGTACTGGGCCAGCATGCGGGAACGGCGGTGCACGAACGCCGTCGCCGTGGGGGAGACCCGGTTCACCGCCCCGCCGAGCGCGGTGAGCGCGACACTGCCCGCGCCGCCCCGCACCGACTTGACCTGCGCGAGCAGCGCCTGGATGCCGGCCGCGGACAACGAACGGTCGAAGAAGTCCGACCGGGCCGCGTACGTCTCGCGCTGCAGGGCGCCCTGCGCGGAGCGGCCGGGGGTGGTGCCCGGCAGATGGCACTGGGCGTCGTTCGCGTACGACGAGCAGCCGGCGTAGATCTCCATCGCCTCCTCGTAGCCGCGGCGCCTGAGTGACACGCTGGTCGCGTTCGCGCCGACCTTGTGGGCGAGGCGGTCCACCGCGTTCTGGAGTTCGCCGTACGTACCGAGGGAGAACGCGGCGACCGACACCGTCGGGGTGCCGCCGGAGGTGTTCGCCACGTGCAGGGACGACCAGATCTCGTCCGGCTGGGACGGGCCCCACTCCTGCCAGGCCTTCACCACCGCGGCCGCCTTCGCCCACGGCCAGCTCAGGTAGGCCGTCACGGCCTGCGGGGCCGGGTGGGTCTTGAACTGAAGCTCCGTGACGACACCGAAGTTGCCGTTGCCCGCGCCGCGCAACGCCCAGAAGAGGTCCTTGTGTTCCGTGGCGTTCGCCGTGAGCTGCTTGCCGTCCGCCGTGATCAGCGTCGCCTGGGTCAGGCTGTCGCAGGTCAGGCCGTACGCCCGGGAGACCACGCCGTGGCCGCCGCCGAGCACCAGACCGGACACGCCGACCGTCGGGCAGGAGCCCGCCGGTATCGTCACGCCCTTCGCCGCGAGCGCGCGGTAGACGTCGATCAGCTTGGAGCCGGCGCCGACGACCGCCGACCCGCCGGCCGCCCGGACCCGGTTGAGCTTCGACACGTCGACGACCAGCCGGCCGTTGCCGGAGGACCAACCCGCGTACGAGTGGCCGCCGTTGCGGATCGACACGTGGACGCCGTGGGCGTGGGCGTAGGACAGGACCGTGCGTATGTCGTCCTGGTGCGCCACGTACGCCACGGCCGCCGGCTTCAGCGAGTCGAAGCGGGTGTTGTAGAGCTGCCTCGCCGCCGCCCACTTGGCGTCGCCGGGGCGGACCAGGAGGCCGTCCAGGTCGCGGGCCAGGGCGGTCCAGTTCGCGGCGGCGGTGACGGCGGCGGGGGCGCGGGTGGTGTGGGCGGACATGCCGGTGGTCGCGGCCGTTCCGGCCGCGCTCTTCGTTGGGGTGGCTGAGTCGGCGCCGCTCTTGCAGGAGGCTGTCGCCGTCGCTGCGATCGTGGCTGCGGCGCTTCCTATGAACGTGCGGCGTTGCATGTCCGCGCCTTTCGTCGGCGTCGTGGGTGGCCGTTCTTGGCCGTCGTCGGCTGTCGTCGGCCGTTCTTGGCCGTCGTCGGCCGTTGTTGGTGTCTGTGGAACGAGACGGGTCCCCCGGGCTGGGGGTTCCAAGGGCGCGGCTCGCCGTGGGGTGCGAGGGGGTTTGTGGGCCGGGTGCGGGTGGGTGGGGGCTGGTCGCGCAGTTCCCCGCGCCCCTTTTGGGGTGCCTTGGGTGGGGTTGTGTGTTGGCTGCGGATGGTGGGGGCTGGTCGCGCAGTTCCCCGCGCCCCTTTGGGGCGCTTCGGTTGGGGGTGGGTGCGCAGTTCCTCGCGCCCCTTTGGGGCTTCGGCTGAGGGGCGTGGGCTTAGTTCGGTAACCGGTCTGTGTGGGTTTCTGCGTCTGCTCTTGCTGTGCTTCGGGCTCTGCGGGCCGGGCCGCGCCAGCCGCAGGTGCAGTGGGCCGCGCAGAAGCGGCCGTGTTCGACGGTAGTCGTGCGGTGTTCCGGAGTTCCCCGGCCGGGTTCGACCCTCTCCTGCTGCGCCACGCCGACAACGTTACCCAGGGAAGGTAAAGCGCTGGTATGCGCGTGACGACCGCCCCCTACTCGTCGTTAACCGCAACGACAGGGCGCCCGTGACGGACGTACCGGCTGGGGGTAGCAGGCGATGGCGGAGCAGCGGCAGCGGACGGCGGGCGGGACGGTCGTCGCGGCGGGACTCGTGGTCTGTGTCTGTCTCGGCGCGGGCGGGTGCTCCGACAGCGGGGCCGCGGGCGAGTCCCCTGTGGCCGATCCCGTCGGGACCCTGCACCGGGCCGCCGACAGCCTGGTGGACGCCGGGAGTTCGAAGGCCCGTACGTCGATGGAGATGGCCACCGGTGGGACCCGCGTCACCATCCGCGGCGAGGGCGTCTACGACTTCCGCAAGCAGCTCGGCCGGCTGAAGGTACTGCTGCCCCAGGACCCGGCCGGCACCAGTGAACACCGGCCGATCACCGAACTCCTCGCGCCCGGCGCCCTGTTCATGAAGAACCGGGGCGCCGGAGTGCCCGCCGACAAATGGGTACGGGTCGACACGGGCACCCTGACCGACGGGAACCTGGTCACCGGCGGGGTCACCGATCCGTTCGCCGCCGCCGAGGTGCTGCGCGGGACGCGGACGGCGACGTACGTCGGCACGACCGACGTGGCCGGGGCCCAGGTGCGGCACTACCGCGGGACCGCCGATCTCGCGGCGGCGGCGAAGAGCGCCTCCAAGGGCGGGACGAAATCCCTGGCGGCCGCGGCGGAAGGGTTCGCCACGGCCCGGGTGCCGTTCGACGTCTACCTCGACGAGCAGGGACGCATCCGCAAGATCCGGCACCGGTTCAGTTTCGTCAACGGACAGCGGAAGGGCACCGTCGCGGTCGCCTCGACGACCCTGCTGTACGACTTCGGGGCCCCCGTCGACGTACGGCTGCCGAAGGCCGCGGACATCTACGCCGGCCGGATCGCGGAATGACGAGAAGTGGCCCGGAACGGCGAGAACTAGCCCGTCCGTGCCATGCGCTGTGTGTATGCCGCTCCCTACTCTAGGAAGTCGGTGACGGCAGAGAAGAGGTGATGCGCGTGGCTCCGGTCGGCGGTACGGCAGTTCAGGACCACGTGGCCCTCGCCGAGATCGAGCTGTGCGGAGAGCTGATCATCGCGGCCTCGGCCGCGGAGGACCGGCTGAGTCTGGAGAGCATCGACGAGGTGCTGCGAGTGGCCGAGGAGCGTGGGGGTGCCTCCGGCGAATGAGCCGGGGGCATCCGCCCTCTGTCCCCTCCGCCTGGCGCGTGGCCGGTTTCAGGTGCGCAGCAGCCGGCCGATCGCCTTCGTCGCCTCCTCCACCTTCGCGTCGATCTCCGTGCCGCCCTTGACGGCCGCGTCGGCCACGCAGTGGCGCAGGTGTTCCTCCAGGAGTTGCAGGGCGAAGGACTGCAGGGCCTTGGTGGAGGCGGACACCTGGGTGAGTATGTCGATGCAGTAGACGTCCTCGTCGACCATCCGCTGCAGGCCGCGGATCTGGCCCTCGATGCGGCGCAGCCGCTTGAGGTGTTCGTCCTTCTGCTTGTGGTAGCCGTGCACGCCGCGGTCGTGGTCGGTCACCACGTGCGCGTCCGCCCCCGCGGTCGCAGTCGCCGCGTCGGCTGCGGAGGGTGCATCCGCGCCGGCCTCGGTGGTCGTCATCGCGTCCTCCAGACATATACCCCTAGTGGGTATATCGTAGCGAACTTTCGCGGGTATGAGTCGAGTGGCCGTACCCCAGAACAGCGGCTGGACTGGACCACCGGGCGGCCCCCGTGCCGAGCACTGTGCCCGATGGGCGACACTGGGGGACGGCCCATTAGCCGTGGCCGGATGATGCGCCTAGCATCACCCTGACCGAAACCGATGCACCCCGAGGACCCCTTGTGCGATTTCGTCTGACCCCCAGGGAGACGAGCTTCTATGACATGTTCGCCGCATCCGCGGACAACATCGTCACGGGCTCGAAGCTCCTCATGGAACTGCTCGGGGCGGACACCGCCGGCCGGGCCGAGATCGCAGAGCGTATGCGGGCCGCGGAACACGCCGGTGACGATGCCACGCACGCGATCTTCCACCAGCTGAACTCCTCGTTCATCACGCCGTTCGACCGTGAGGACATCTACAACCTCGCGTCGTCCCTCGACGACATCATGGACTTCATGGAGGAGGCCGTCGACCTGGTCGTGCTGTACCAGGTCGAGGACCTTCCCAAGGGCGTCGAGCAGCAGATCGAGGTGCTGTCGCGGGCGGCCGAGCTGACCGCCGAGGCCATGCCGAACCTGCGGACCATGGACAACCTCACCGAGTACTGGATCGAGGTCAACCGGCTCGAGAACCAGGCCGACCAGGTCCACCGCAAGCTGCTCGCCCACCTCTTCAACGGCTCGTACGAAGCCATCGAGGTGCTGAAGCTCAAGCAGATCGTGGACGTACTGGAAGAAGCGGCGGACGCGTTCGAGCACGTGGCGAACACGGTGGAGACCATCGCCGTCAAGGAGTCCTGAACCTTTCATGGACACCTTCGCCCTGATCGTGACCATCGGCGTCGCGCTCGGATTCACCTACACCAACGGCTTTCACGACTCGGCGAACGCCATCGCCACGTCGGTCTCCACGCGGGCGCTGACCCCGCGGGCCGCGCTCGCCATGGCCGCCG
It includes:
- a CDS encoding NlpC/P60 family protein, with protein sequence MLLVIGVYIVAGNLTNGVGGATKALAKGSVPAAYQPLVQKWGNLCPAINPALLAAQLYQESGFNPSAKSAAAAEGIAQFIPGTWATHGIDGDGDGDRDVWDPNDAIPSAASYDCSLASYVKDVPGNLTENMLASYNAGAYAVIKYGGVPPYQETRNYVKTITTLEESFAAPVSRVDPSKQAAGAIYYAQKKLGTPYLWGGNGTADQGGRFDCSGLTKAAYESVGITLPRVANDQYNAGPHPARAELLPGDLVFFSDDLTNSRAIRHVGIYVGGGYMIDAPRTGAVIRFDPIDTPDYFGATRVTEDGAKALPTTV
- a CDS encoding ATP-binding protein, whose amino-acid sequence is MATVSPSWAYTLHLPHDPRAPGIGRATLRTVLAAHDLLRLAPTAELLASELLTNAHLHTRGPYALRLRAMETGRLRVGVWDADPRVPSGFTGEGALVGVPPVEAEDGRGLHLVRACADSVGASVLRELGASKGGKLLWAECR
- a CDS encoding trypsin-like peptidase domain-containing protein, yielding MKRTFRIGRLPCPPRPLLCAVVALAVTSASEAAADAGPGPFGVTRVAAATAQSARVGALFDADRGGGSGGHFCTASVVRSPRHDLLVTAAHCLDGDGDLLFVPGWRDGRAPYGIWKVGRRYLPAGWAGGQDEDSDVAFATVEDRGGQGVEDTVGGNRFAAGVATGATAVTVTGYPNSREAPVSCTSKPTAHSRTQQRIECPDLTGGTSGSPWVNGDGQVVGVLGGHEQGGATADISYSVVLGAEADELYRDATADR
- a CDS encoding DUF47 domain-containing protein → MRFRLTPRETSFYDMFAASADNIVTGSKLLMELLGADTAGRAEIAERMRAAEHAGDDATHAIFHQLNSSFITPFDREDIYNLASSLDDIMDFMEEAVDLVVLYQVEDLPKGVEQQIEVLSRAAELTAEAMPNLRTMDNLTEYWIEVNRLENQADQVHRKLLAHLFNGSYEAIEVLKLKQIVDVLEEAADAFEHVANTVETIAVKES
- a CDS encoding metal-sensitive transcriptional regulator — translated: MTTTEAGADAPSAADAATATAGADAHVVTDHDRGVHGYHKQKDEHLKRLRRIEGQIRGLQRMVDEDVYCIDILTQVSASTKALQSFALQLLEEHLRHCVADAAVKGGTEIDAKVEEATKAIGRLLRT
- a CDS encoding phosphatase PAP2 family protein, giving the protein MAGLAESGSNPDVDLLYDINGLAKDAPHWFDRIVEYVGEYGLLFAMVLLVLWCWWSVRRRGGEQAASSVAALVWAPLAAGVAVLVNVPIRGFVERPRPFLDHQGLEVLVSGKTDYSFVSDHATITMAMAAGLFVANRRFGIAGIALALLEGFCRIYMGVHYPTDVVGGFALGTAVALLLSPPASALLTPVLKAVERSPRAGWLIRARGRSADGQDAMVPGARREAPGTEERDLAA
- a CDS encoding FAD-binding oxidoreductase, which gives rise to MQRRTFIGSAAATIAATATASCKSGADSATPTKSAAGTAATTGMSAHTTRAPAAVTAAANWTALARDLDGLLVRPGDAKWAAARQLYNTRFDSLKPAAVAYVAHQDDIRTVLSYAHAHGVHVSIRNGGHSYAGWSSGNGRLVVDVSKLNRVRAAGGSAVVGAGSKLIDVYRALAAKGVTIPAGSCPTVGVSGLVLGGGHGVVSRAYGLTCDSLTQATLITADGKQLTANATEHKDLFWALRGAGNGNFGVVTELQFKTHPAPQAVTAYLSWPWAKAAAVVKAWQEWGPSQPDEIWSSLHVANTSGGTPTVSVAAFSLGTYGELQNAVDRLAHKVGANATSVSLRRRGYEEAMEIYAGCSSYANDAQCHLPGTTPGRSAQGALQRETYAARSDFFDRSLSAAGIQALLAQVKSVRGGAGSVALTALGGAVNRVSPTATAFVHRRSRMLAQYIGSWRAGTSGTTVQSWLTSAHDAMKPYASGAAYQNYTDPTLTDWRKAYYGDAATRLATVKKQYDPNRFFSYPQAL